In Ciconia boyciana chromosome 12, ASM3463844v1, whole genome shotgun sequence, a genomic segment contains:
- the VMA21 gene encoding vacuolar ATPase assembly integral membrane protein VMA21: MRLPLRRASGRPEASVERGAEGAAAAAMERYGEAALDAVPVPDFRQNEGSLTSTLRTLLFFTALMITLPVGLYFSSKAYIFEGTLGMSDRDSYFYAAIVAVVTVHVVLALFVYVAWNEGSRQWREGKQD; the protein is encoded by the exons ATGCGCCTGCCCCTCCGGCGGGCTTCCGGCAGACCGGAAGCTTCGGTAGAGCGGGGCGCtgagggggcggcggcggcggcgatgGAGCGCTACGGCGAGGCGGCGTTGGACGCGGTCCCCGTGCCCGACTTCAGGCA aaatgagggTTCATTAACATCAACTTTAAGAACACTTCTATTCTTCACAGCTCTAATGATCACATTACCTGTTGGGCTATATTTTTCATCAAAGGCTTATATATTTGAAG gtACCTTAGGGATGTCCGACAGAGACAGCTATTTTTATGCTGCCATAGTTGCTGTAGTTACTGTTCATGTGGTACTTGCTCTCTTTGTATATGTAGCGTGGAACGAAGGTTCTCGACAGTGGCGGGAAGGCAAACAGGACTAG